Proteins from a single region of Synchiropus splendidus isolate RoL2022-P1 chromosome 3, RoL_Sspl_1.0, whole genome shotgun sequence:
- the LOC128755209 gene encoding cilia- and flagella-associated protein 251-like, which translates to EGEEQDEEEEEEEEEGEEEEEEEKEEEGEEQEEEEGEEEEGEEQEKEEEEEEEGEEQEEEEEKEEEGEEQEEEEEEGEEKEEEQEEEGQEQEEEEEGEEQEKEEEEEGEEKEEEQEEEGQEQEEKEEGEEEGEEQEEEGKEQEEEEEKEEEGEEQEEEEEEEEGEEQDEEEEEGEEEEEEEGEEQEEGEEEEEEGEEQEKEEEEEGE; encoded by the coding sequence gaaggagaggagcaagatgaagaagaagaagaagaagaagaagaaggagaggaggaagaagaagaagaaaaagaagaagaaggagaggagcaagaagaagaagaaggagaagaagaagaaggagaggagcaagaaaaagaagaagaagaagaagaagaaggagaggagcaagaagaagaagaagaaaaagaagaagaaggagaggagcaagaagaagaagaagaagaaggagaagaaaaagaggaggagcaagaagaagaaggacaggagcaagaagaagaagaagaaggagaggagcaagaaaaagaagaagaagaagaaggagaagaaaaagaggaggagcaagaagaagaaggacaggagcaagaagaaaaagaagaaggagaagaagaaggggaggagcaagaagaagaaggaaaggagcaagaagaagaagaagaaaaagaagaagaaggagaggagcaagaagaagaagaagaagaagaagaaggggaggagcaagatgaagaagaagaagaaggagaggaggaagaagaagaagaaggagaggagcaagaagaaggagaagaagaagaagaagaaggagaggagcaagaaaaagaagaagaagaagaaggagaa